A stretch of DNA from Cryptomeria japonica chromosome 4, Sugi_1.0, whole genome shotgun sequence:
TCATAAAAGTTCAGATCAATTAGGAAAATAAACTATAATGGCGCTATGATAATATCATAATCTGCAATTTCTTTGAAAAGAGAGTGAAAATTCTACAGTAGAGTGCCGGAAGTGAACAGGCGGTAAAATAAAATTCCTAAATTTATTAAGTTGCAATTCTACAGCTGAATTAAATCTGAACAAACAGCACAAAGGCTGTACCGTATTGCAACACATTTTCAGAAGATTTAACTACAACTTCATAAAATTTCATATGAGTAGAAATTTGTAGGGAAAAGATTATAAAGACGCTTTCTGTAATATCATACCTTGCAATTTCTTGGAAGAAGTTTGTAAAGATTCTCGAAATGCTCTTTCAATTTAACTCTCCTATTGCGCTCTGCAATCATGTGCTTAAATGCCGATTTAGATTGATCCTTCTTTTTCGCCTTTAACCTTTGATTATTGTTGCGAGCAACAGCAGAAGCCGATCGGCGTGATCTCTGGACCTCTACCTTTCTATCTTGATCGATTTTTCTCAGAAATCTGAAACATCTTTTGTGCAGATTCTCACAGGATGCGGAAGAATCCGCGGCGGCGTTTGCTTGAGGTTTTATGTACGCACTGAAGGCACTATGCTGCGGCTCACGAATCCTATTTTCTGAGGATATCTCCGGCTCTTGACAAAATGCGTCCATCATGACATCAGAAATAGGAATCTCAAATTGGGCGTCGTCCATTATAATGATTTCAGAAGCATCATTCCTGAAATCAGTCTCGCTAATCTCTAAAAGAGATTCAATGGCGCTGAAGGCACCAATGCTTGTACTGAAACTGTATGTCTCCATGGTCTGATGTTTTAGTTTTACTCTGGATTTCGATCTTTGACTGTAACAAAGAAATCCATTTATGAAGAGATCCGCTCAAGGAAAATAGAGATCTAGTCGGCGATTTAACATGTTTTTTGTTCCTTAACCATTTACACATTTTATCATTTCCACATCTGCTAAGCGATTTTCGGGCTGAATTCATTCGTTTTGTC
This window harbors:
- the LOC131027488 gene encoding transcription factor MTB1-like is translated as METYSFSTSIGAFSAIESLLEISETDFRNDASEIIIMDDAQFEIPISDVMMDAFCQEPEISSENRIREPQHSAFSAYIKPQANAAADSSASCENLHKRCFRFLRKIDQDRKVEVQRSRRSASAVARNNNQRLKAKKKDQSKSAFKHMIAERNRRVKLKEHFENLYKLLPRNCKNDKHSILANTTYYLTELKFRVCELEKQSESVDESIPRNFSNSEEGSAGFESHGNPFNSNSILLYRSDDVILEQCDDIPCQVKIIINVQITMASCSASLFLRVIDDKHLTSLDDKHLTSFEIAYNLILKSDFSNKRRFTWKFPNCEGIYLPN